A single Garra rufa chromosome 9, GarRuf1.0, whole genome shotgun sequence DNA region contains:
- the mrs2 gene encoding magnesium transporter MRS2 homolog, mitochondrial produces the protein MRLSEVQPQVLDCLESLVDPKLLSADRSKLHMLLLNSKSLSELETDIKVFKDSLLKILDEDELIDELCLTKWSDPQVFEESSLGIDHAEEMELLLENYFMQAEELVNKARELKDLIDDSESVIFINLDSHRNVMMRLNLQLTMGTFSLSLFGLMGVAFGMNLESSFEEDPRVFWLVTGFMFLGSGLIWRRLLSFLGRHLEPSSPPPIPPVWRKNQIGTLKATDIKPGIR, from the exons ATGCGGCTCAGTGAAGTTCAGCCTCAGGTTCTGGATTGCTTGGAATCGTTGGTCGACCCGAAGCTCCTCTCTGCCGACCGCAGCAAACTCCATATGCTCCTGCTTAACAGCAAGAG CCTCTCAGAACTGGAGACAGACATTAAAGTGTTTAAAGACAGTCTGCTGAAGATCCTGGATGAGGACGAACTGATAGATGAACTCTGTCTCACCAAATGGAGCGACCCGCAAGTGTT TGAGGAGAGCAGTCTGGGTATAGATCATGCTGAAGAGATGGAGTTACTGCTAGAGAATTACTTTATGCAAGCAGAGGAGCTGGTAAACAAAGCCAGAGAGCTGAAAGACCTCATCGATGATTCGGAAAGCGTCATCTTCATTAACCTGGATAG CCACCGTAATGTCATGATGCGACTGAACCTCCAGCTCACCATGGGAACCTTCTCGCTCTCTTTATTTGGTCTGATGGGTGTGGCTTTTGGAATGAATTTGGAATCTTCTTTTGAAGAG gatcCGCGTGTATTTTGGTTAGTGACAGGGTTCATGTTTCTGGGCAGTGGACTCATTTGGAGAAGACTTCTGTCTTTTCTGGGCCGGCATTTAGAACCCAGCTCTCCACCTCCT ATTCCCCCTGTTTGGAGGAAAAACCAGATTGGCACATTAAAAGCAACAGACATTAAACCTGGAATTAGATGA